A portion of the Aricia agestis chromosome 1, ilAriAges1.1, whole genome shotgun sequence genome contains these proteins:
- the LOC121726776 gene encoding translationally-controlled tumor protein homolog: MRIYKDIITGDEMFSDTYKIKLVDEVIYEVTGKLETRTHGDVKIEGFNPSAEEADEGTDSATESGVDIVLNHRLVETYAFGDKKSYTLYLKDYMKKLVAKLEEKSPDQVEVFKTNMNKVMKDILGRFKELQFFTGESMDCDGMVAMMEYRDIDGVSTPVMMFFRHGLEEEKF, translated from the exons ATGAGAATCTATAAGGATATTATTACTG GTGACGAGATGTTCTCGGACACCTACAAAATCAAGTTGGTTGACGAGGTCATATACGAAGTCACCGGTAAATTGGAGACGAGGACCCACGGCGATGTAAAAATTGAGGGGTTCAACCCTTCTGCTGAAGAAGCGGACGAAGGTACAGATTCCGCGACCGAAAGTGGTGTAGATATTGTTTTAAACCACAGGCTGGTGGAAACATATGCGTTTGGCGACAAAAAATCCTACACATTATACCTTAAAGACTACATGAAAAA attagTAGCAAAATTGGAAGAGAAGTCTCCCGACCAGGTTGAGGTTTTCAAAACAAACATGAACAAAGTAATGAAAGACATCCTCGGCAGGTTTAAGGAACTTCAATTCTTTACTGGTGAATCTATGGACTGCGACGGTATGGTTGCCATGATGGAGTACAGAGATATTGATGGTGTTTCCACTCCCGTCATGATGTTCTTCAGACATGGACTTGAGGAAGAGAAGTTCTAA